ACGTCAGGCCCTCCAATATGCGGCTGATGTCATAGCCGGAGGGGAGGCAGATTGCATGATCTGCGGCGCGAGCGATTCCAGTATTTCCCCACTCTATATAGCATGTGATTCAGAGATGAATAGCGGCTGCGCGGCCAGCTCTCCGTGTGAAGGGGCTGCGATTCTGGTATTGGAATCGGAATCCCATGCGATGCGGCGCAACGCCAAAATCCTGGTTGAAATTGCAACCGAAACACAGGACTCCGCTCCCGGACGGCTTTCGGAACTTTATTTGGCCTATCAAGAACATGCGGGAAACCCTCTTTCGGCGGCGTCATCGATTTTCTGCGCCCTGGCCATCAAAGCCCTGTCGCAAGACCGGCAATTGCCGGGCATTCCAAAATTCCCGTTATGCTGGCTGGAGCCGGCTCCTCTTTTTCATGAGTTCGCATAATCTTTCTGGACAAACCGCAGTCATCACCGGGAGCAGCGGCGTTGTCGGGCAGGCCCTTTGCCGGGCTTTCCGGGAATCGGGCGCCGGGGTGATAGGGCTTTCCCGCGGCATTGAAGGTAATGCTGTGGAAACAAAACATTACGCGGTTGACCTTACGGACCCATCCGCCACGCGCAACACCTTCGAGCGGATCGACAAGGAACATCCGCCGGTGGATATTTTGATCAACAACGCCGGGATCAATCGCCCGGCCCTGGCGGCGGCAATGACAATGGAAGACTGGGATGCGGTGTTGTCCCTGAATCTCAAGTCCGCCTTGCTTTGCATTCAACAAGTTGTTAGAAAGATGATGTCGCGGCGGAGAGGCGCGATCCTCAATATCTCCTCCCTGGCTGCCGGCCATCCGTTGGCCGGGCAACCGGTTTACGCGGCAAGCAAAGGGGGGCTTGAAAGCCTGACACGTTGTGCGGCATTGGAATTGGCGTCCAAAAATATCCGGGTCAACGCCATTGCGCCGGGCTTTCTCGACAGCCCGATGCTTCATTCCCTGGACGAAGCGGCCCGGGCAAAGCTTCTGAAACAAATCCCGCTCGCGCGCTGGGGCAGCCCGGCGGAAGTTGCGGACTGCGCGTTGTTCCTCGCCTCCGAACGGGCGGCTTATATTACAGGGCAGGTTTTCCACGTCGATGGCGGCGCGGGGATGTGAAACAAGAAGTACGCACATGACCGTATGAAAATATTTTCCCGACCCTGGGATGCGGGGCGTGACGCCCCCTTGAACTCGCAGCCGGGACGGCCGCGCTACACTGCGGAATACGACATGGAAACCTTGAAGATACCGCATGAGTTCTGCCATGATGAAGCGTGATGACTTTTGAAGAAATTCTGCAGGGGGTGAAGGAAGAAACAGCCGGGGCGCTTGGCATTGAGCCTGCTGAAATCTCCGAAACCCACCTTCTGGTTGCCGATCTGGGCGCCGAATCCATCGATTTCATCGACCTCACCTTTCGGCTGGAAAAGCGCTTCCACTTTGATATTCCGGAAGGCGAGCTTTTTGAATCGAGCGCCACTCCCGCCTCGCAGCTCAACGTCCGCTCCGTGGCGGAGTACATTCAGAAATTGCAGCCTTGAAGCCGCGCATCGTCATGACCGGCATGGGCGTTGTTTCCCCGTGGGGCGCCGGCACGGATGTGTTTTGGGAAAACCTCAGCCGGGGACGATCAGCCGTCCGCCGCCTCGAAAACCCGGATTTGAAGGATTTGCCCGCGGGCATTGCCGCGACAGTACCCGGGATTCCCGCCTTGCGATTTGATTTGGAGCTTCGAAACACCAGACCCCGGGTGCTGAATATGGCGCTGGCGGCTGCGGAGGAGGCCTGGCTATCCGCTAAACTCCA
This genomic window from Candidatus Methylacidiphilales bacterium contains:
- a CDS encoding SDR family NAD(P)-dependent oxidoreductase, with protein sequence MSSHNLSGQTAVITGSSGVVGQALCRAFRESGAGVIGLSRGIEGNAVETKHYAVDLTDPSATRNTFERIDKEHPPVDILINNAGINRPALAAAMTMEDWDAVLSLNLKSALLCIQQVVRKMMSRRRGAILNISSLAAGHPLAGQPVYAASKGGLESLTRCAALELASKNIRVNAIAPGFLDSPMLHSLDEAARAKLLKQIPLARWGSPAEVADCALFLASERAAYITGQVFHVDGGAGM
- a CDS encoding phosphopantetheine-binding protein; amino-acid sequence: MTFEEILQGVKEETAGALGIEPAEISETHLLVADLGAESIDFIDLTFRLEKRFHFDIPEGELFESSATPASQLNVRSVAEYIQKLQP